The proteins below are encoded in one region of Ferroplasma acidiphilum:
- the pyk gene encoding pyruvate kinase, translating into MTKTKIVATLGPASFDESIITKMADKGLATIRINTAHISEGYITDVSRLVYKINEKYNKKLGIMVDLKGPELRTGEFPGGILNITAGNTYGISDNPGVKSDISINYKISDYVDKDTLIAINDGRVRFNVESISNGVITTRAMDTGTIHDRSRVNIPGKYIDLGVLTDRDKMFLEEGLKNNINFYALSFVQSRENVYELQDYIYDRKGQGDIISKIETKSGYDNLESIVKASDFIMVARGDLGVELPLKEVAMAQKRIIDISHKYAVPTIVATQMLESMVNSDSPTRAEVSDVTNAILDDTDAVMLSEETAIGKYPVEAVTYLYEISKYVESQSTSFPEPENFMVDPIAFSVAKGVKIMSNTIDVSSIIAMTRTGHTAKILSAIRPVNDIYAIVQTEWLARSINLMRGVIPVVLPEAQAKEENIYDIINKIAPLGLLNPGEKAIVVSGSPSLYLGGTNNIRVISIGRFIGRGYPAGHNVTGKIDTDAPENGNIILLDRYDSNIDYSKYNAAIIKSDVTNRIIDKFLDAGKTLVYNAELVKQINKNTTISIDADTGIITEI; encoded by the coding sequence ATGACGAAAACCAAAATAGTGGCCACCTTAGGCCCGGCAAGTTTTGATGAATCTATTATCACAAAAATGGCTGATAAAGGATTGGCCACCATAAGGATTAACACTGCACATATTTCAGAAGGTTATATTACAGATGTCAGCCGCCTTGTTTATAAAATAAATGAGAAATATAATAAGAAACTTGGAATAATGGTGGACCTCAAGGGGCCTGAGCTCAGAACAGGGGAATTTCCCGGTGGAATTTTAAACATAACAGCCGGGAATACATATGGAATTTCAGATAACCCGGGAGTTAAATCTGATATATCCATTAACTACAAAATCTCTGATTATGTTGATAAGGATACACTGATAGCGATAAATGATGGCAGGGTAAGATTCAATGTGGAATCCATCAGCAATGGAGTAATAACAACTAGAGCCATGGATACCGGAACAATACACGATAGGTCAAGGGTAAATATTCCGGGCAAATACATTGACCTTGGAGTCCTTACAGATAGGGACAAAATGTTCCTGGAGGAAGGCCTGAAAAATAATATAAATTTCTATGCACTTTCATTTGTCCAGTCACGTGAAAATGTTTATGAGCTTCAGGACTACATATATGACCGAAAAGGGCAGGGCGATATTATAAGCAAAATCGAAACAAAAAGCGGTTACGATAATTTAGAATCAATTGTGAAAGCTTCTGATTTTATCATGGTCGCCAGGGGAGACCTTGGTGTTGAGCTGCCATTGAAAGAAGTTGCAATGGCCCAGAAAAGGATTATAGACATATCACATAAATATGCAGTGCCAACCATAGTAGCAACACAGATGCTTGAATCTATGGTAAATTCAGATTCACCCACCCGGGCTGAGGTATCGGATGTAACAAATGCCATACTTGATGATACTGATGCTGTTATGCTGTCTGAGGAAACTGCTATCGGAAAATATCCGGTAGAGGCTGTAACATACCTCTACGAGATTTCCAAATATGTAGAATCACAATCCACATCTTTCCCTGAACCGGAGAATTTTATGGTGGATCCCATAGCTTTCTCTGTTGCCAAGGGTGTGAAAATTATGTCAAATACCATTGATGTAAGTTCCATTATTGCAATGACAAGAACAGGCCATACAGCGAAAATATTGTCGGCAATCAGGCCTGTCAATGATATCTATGCTATCGTGCAAACTGAATGGCTTGCAAGGTCTATAAATCTCATGAGGGGCGTAATACCAGTTGTACTGCCGGAAGCACAGGCGAAGGAGGAAAATATATACGATATAATAAATAAAATAGCCCCGCTTGGATTGCTGAATCCAGGGGAAAAGGCCATCGTTGTATCAGGTTCTCCATCCCTATACCTTGGAGGTACAAATAACATCAGGGTTATTTCTATAGGGCGCTTCATTGGCAGGGGGTACCCTGCAGGGCACAACGTAACAGGAAAAATTGATACGGATGCTCCTGAAAACGGAAACATCATCCTTCTTGACAGATATGACAGCAATATCGATTATTCGAAATATAACGCAGCCATAATAAAATCCGATGTTACCAACAGGATAATAGACAAATTCCTGGATGCCGGAAAAACTCTGGTATATAATGCCGAACTGGTTAAACAGATAAACAAAAATACAACAATAAGCATAGATGCCGATACAGGCATCATCACAGAAATATAA
- the argS gene encoding arginine--tRNA ligase: MLLFDDYKKIMLDKIKTIYSVQDNDMELGTNFGDFTLKIFKFKDNREEVYSRIKSSMDMEFIDRVELQGNYINFYIKSSKMLDTVENSIGTFGKYPNTFQDTSKALIEHTSSNPTGPIHVGRIRNSIIGDSIFRIIERYGTRSLTQYFVNDSGKQVISLYLGHIKYHKDEEMTVENLLDGYQKIYTNIDSDPDIKREVQELDEKYETGDNELIKEIQNTASIVLKSITDSLAKLGIHISTYVWESNFIMYGNVAQLIDSLSEDLKSEGKAKYIEIGDKKIFLTRQDGTSLYFARDLVYHMFKSENFDWIIDVLGEDHKDHAKNLDYVLHNYLDFPSRIDYLFYGFVSLDTGKMSTRKGNIVTVNDLYEKTVEESAAIIKQKRPEYSKEEVDKISNAIAASSIRYNIIKINANKPLTFRWDEALNFEGDSAPYIMYAYARACSLISKTGNTESSTEEYNEFEKALIKAMYVYPYYLQNSVDFLRADIIAGYILYLVKSFNEFYLNCPIIGNSEENKRMRIVRAFKKIMEDSADLLGIQLLEKI; encoded by the coding sequence ATGCTTCTTTTTGATGATTACAAAAAAATTATGCTGGACAAAATTAAAACCATATACAGTGTACAGGACAATGACATGGAACTGGGTACAAATTTTGGTGATTTTACACTTAAAATATTTAAATTTAAAGATAACCGTGAGGAGGTTTATTCCAGAATTAAATCAAGCATGGACATGGAGTTTATTGACAGGGTAGAGCTTCAGGGCAATTACATAAATTTTTATATAAAGTCTAGCAAGATGCTGGATACAGTGGAAAATTCTATCGGGACTTTCGGCAAGTACCCAAACACTTTCCAGGATACATCAAAAGCACTCATAGAGCATACAAGCTCCAATCCCACCGGGCCGATACATGTAGGCAGAATAAGGAACTCGATAATAGGCGATTCTATTTTCAGAATAATAGAACGTTATGGAACAAGATCTTTAACCCAGTACTTTGTAAACGATTCCGGCAAACAGGTTATTTCACTGTACCTGGGCCATATTAAATACCACAAAGATGAGGAAATGACAGTGGAAAATCTGCTGGACGGATACCAGAAAATTTACACAAATATCGACAGTGACCCGGATATAAAAAGAGAAGTCCAGGAACTTGATGAAAAATATGAAACAGGGGATAATGAATTAATCAAGGAAATACAGAATACCGCATCCATAGTCCTTAAGTCAATAACAGATTCACTGGCCAAACTGGGCATACATATTTCTACATATGTATGGGAGTCCAATTTTATTATGTATGGCAATGTTGCACAGTTAATAGATTCACTTTCGGAAGACCTGAAGTCAGAGGGAAAGGCTAAATATATCGAAATTGGTGATAAAAAAATATTTCTAACAAGGCAGGATGGGACATCGCTGTATTTTGCCAGAGACCTTGTCTACCATATGTTCAAATCAGAAAATTTCGACTGGATAATCGATGTTTTAGGCGAAGACCACAAAGACCATGCCAAAAATCTTGATTATGTCCTCCATAATTACCTGGATTTCCCATCCCGGATCGACTATCTGTTCTACGGGTTTGTTTCCCTCGATACAGGAAAGATGTCAACAAGAAAAGGAAATATTGTTACTGTTAACGATCTATATGAAAAAACTGTTGAGGAGTCTGCAGCTATAATAAAGCAAAAAAGGCCGGAGTACAGCAAGGAGGAAGTTGATAAAATAAGCAATGCCATAGCAGCATCATCAATCCGTTACAACATTATAAAAATAAATGCCAACAAGCCATTGACATTCAGGTGGGATGAGGCACTCAACTTTGAAGGGGATTCTGCTCCTTATATTATGTATGCATATGCCAGGGCATGCAGCCTGATTTCCAAAACTGGCAATACTGAAAGTTCCACTGAGGAATACAATGAATTCGAGAAGGCGCTTATAAAGGCGATGTATGTTTATCCATACTATTTACAGAATTCAGTTGATTTCCTGAGGGCGGATATAATAGCTGGCTATATCCTTTACCTTGTTAAATCTTTCAATGAGTTCTATTTGAATTGCCCTATAATTGGCAACAGCGAGGAAAATAAAAGAATGAGGATAGTCAGGGCATTTAAGAAAATCATGGAGGATAGTGCAGACCTTCTTGGAATACAGCTTCTGGAAAAAATATAA
- a CDS encoding 3-dehydroquinate synthase produces the protein MEILEKPINGKNIKMYIGSGLENKINSFMEDYGKNISFVSYALKQLYKSKINAISSYKSFLKDGESSKSQKYVNIVIKKLINMEIERDNSVSYIGGGTIGDLIGYSASVYKRGVHLIGIPTTLLAQVDSSIGGKNAINFENLKNAMGTFYNPDVIFADVDFLLGSDPALLRDGIAEAMKMALVKDREFFNYFTSKNLNSIYNRKSLEYVISKSAKIKLDVVSEDFFDSRKIRYLLNFGHSIGHAIESYTENRVSHGTAVANGMILESYLAYKAGFSEPFYETVRDAVSAYGIPLLDFNTIETDKLVSFIKNDKKVENGKLNMVMLKGPGQAEIGEIGFQQMRMYVNLYKERSTKGNH, from the coding sequence ATGGAGATTCTGGAAAAACCCATAAATGGCAAAAATATAAAGATGTACATAGGTTCCGGGCTTGAAAACAAAATCAACAGTTTCATGGAAGATTATGGCAAAAATATTTCCTTTGTTAGCTATGCACTGAAGCAGCTATACAAAAGCAAGATAAATGCCATTTCTTCATACAAATCATTTTTGAAAGATGGAGAATCATCTAAATCTCAGAAGTATGTTAATATTGTTATAAAAAAACTGATAAATATGGAAATTGAACGGGACAATTCCGTGTCGTATATAGGCGGGGGAACTATAGGAGACCTTATAGGATATTCAGCATCTGTGTATAAGCGTGGAGTGCACCTGATAGGAATTCCAACAACCTTGCTTGCCCAGGTAGACAGTTCCATAGGTGGCAAGAACGCTATAAATTTTGAAAATTTAAAAAATGCTATGGGGACATTCTATAATCCTGATGTAATCTTTGCCGATGTTGATTTCCTGCTCGGGTCGGACCCTGCACTTTTAAGGGATGGCATAGCAGAAGCAATGAAGATGGCCCTTGTAAAGGACAGGGAATTTTTTAATTATTTTACCTCAAAAAACTTGAATTCTATATACAATAGGAAAAGCCTGGAATATGTAATATCAAAAAGCGCAAAGATAAAACTGGATGTTGTTTCGGAAGATTTTTTTGATTCCAGGAAAATACGGTACCTGCTAAACTTTGGGCATTCCATCGGGCATGCTATAGAATCTTATACTGAAAACAGGGTGTCCCATGGAACTGCTGTTGCCAATGGCATGATACTGGAAAGTTATCTGGCATATAAGGCCGGATTTTCTGAACCATTTTACGAAACAGTAAGGGATGCAGTATCAGCCTATGGGATTCCATTGCTGGATTTCAACACTATTGAAACAGATAAGCTGGTATCCTTTATAAAAAATGACAAAAAAGTCGAAAATGGAAAGCTGAATATGGTAATGTTAAAAGGCCCCGGACAGGCAGAAATTGGTGAAATAGGATTCCAGCAGATGAGGATGTATGTTAATCTCTACAAAGAGAGAAGCACGAAGGGAAACCATTGA
- a CDS encoding shikimate dehydrogenase family protein yields MNFSALIGNPVGHSIGQDIYNSLFMDYGIDSMYIAIDLHRKNLPRFFDLSRGNIEGFNITAPYKEESIQFIDYADKIVSDTGSVNLVKNQGGKLYGYNSDYAGFMMLARKNNIDFSGKNVIIMGTGGAARTVAYSIMQNYNSNISIVSRNPGEKKIYGIATTGYNDIKEYDIIINCTPLGTFPDTGMPIPENMIHNGITGIDLVYNPSRTPFLKIVEKNGGIPVNGEDMFIGQGIETLKKIYGITVDYEKFYDIFHENLRSK; encoded by the coding sequence ATGAATTTTTCAGCTTTAATAGGTAACCCTGTAGGCCATTCTATAGGTCAGGATATTTACAACAGCCTGTTTATGGACTACGGTATAGATTCCATGTATATTGCAATAGATCTGCACAGGAAAAATTTGCCACGATTTTTTGATTTGTCCAGGGGCAATATTGAAGGCTTCAACATAACTGCACCGTATAAGGAAGAGTCAATACAATTTATAGACTATGCAGATAAAATAGTTTCTGATACCGGATCGGTTAATCTCGTAAAAAACCAGGGTGGAAAATTATACGGATATAACAGCGATTACGCTGGATTTATGATGCTTGCCAGAAAAAATAATATTGATTTTTCAGGTAAAAATGTAATAATAATGGGCACAGGTGGTGCAGCCAGGACAGTTGCATATTCAATAATGCAAAATTATAATTCAAATATCAGCATAGTTTCAAGGAATCCTGGGGAAAAAAAGATTTACGGAATAGCCACAACAGGATATAATGATATAAAGGAATATGATATTATTATTAATTGCACGCCACTGGGCACATTTCCAGATACTGGAATGCCTATCCCGGAAAATATGATACATAATGGAATAACCGGCATAGACCTTGTGTATAATCCCTCCAGGACCCCATTTCTGAAAATAGTCGAAAAAAATGGTGGGATTCCGGTAAACGGAGAGGACATGTTCATCGGGCAGGGAATTGAAACGTTAAAAAAAATATATGGGATAACGGTAGATTATGAAAAATTTTATGATATTTTCCATGAAAATTTAAGGAGTAAATAA
- a CDS encoding shikimate kinase, with the protein MIIKTNGGLSVLSAFVNGYGAAISIDLPMYTEIKKSGEDIFPTPEMADTVNFLRNRFSIHDKYSININSQIPMGMGLKSSSAMTLSLIYGIFKINHMDIAPQEVLKIASEASIHNKTSVTGAIDDLSIAYYGGFCFTDNSSNRIISKQQIEEKYIILELQDRMALTYDMRNRDFSGYKNYYGRLLELVKDGHIFESMMLNGYIFSDGTETGIVKKMLGTGAIYAGRSGKGPAIFGIYETESSMESSFKQLTSEGYNVIRSRFNNYGINIYEQ; encoded by the coding sequence ATGATAATAAAAACCAATGGCGGCCTTTCTGTTCTGTCAGCATTTGTCAACGGCTATGGTGCTGCAATATCCATAGACCTGCCAATGTACACTGAGATCAAAAAGAGCGGAGAGGATATTTTTCCCACACCTGAAATGGCAGATACTGTGAATTTTCTGAGGAACAGATTTTCCATCCATGATAAATATTCAATAAATATCAATAGCCAGATTCCAATGGGAATGGGATTGAAAAGCAGCAGTGCCATGACACTTTCATTAATTTACGGAATTTTTAAAATAAATCATATGGACATCGCACCACAGGAAGTTTTAAAGATTGCGTCAGAGGCCTCAATACACAATAAAACATCGGTAACAGGGGCAATAGATGACCTTTCCATAGCATATTATGGCGGGTTTTGTTTTACTGACAACAGTTCGAACCGGATTATATCAAAGCAGCAGATTGAGGAAAAATACATTATCCTGGAATTGCAGGACAGAATGGCATTGACATATGATATGCGAAACAGGGATTTTTCAGGGTACAAAAATTATTACGGAAGATTGCTGGAACTTGTGAAGGACGGACATATATTCGAATCTATGATGCTCAACGGGTATATATTCAGTGATGGAACAGAAACCGGGATAGTCAAAAAGATGCTCGGCACAGGTGCCATATATGCAGGAAGGAGTGGAAAAGGGCCTGCCATATTCGGAATATACGAAACAGAAAGTTCCATGGAAAGCTCTTTTAAACAGCTTACATCAGAAGGATACAACGTGATAAGAAGCAGGTTTAATAATTATGGAATTAATATATATGAACAATGA
- a CDS encoding 3-phosphoshikimate 1-carboxyvinyltransferase: MNVKIKNGTISGTIYAPSSKSYTQRYVLYSAFSNKPVKIKNVSFSEDEMVSLKIAESCNATINYNRKDIEIKPDFKCPDSIYVGESGTSYRLSIGLLVARKCKTTIKGEQQLAGRPVEPLIKALSDAGTNFKKHKDGFYMVDGRNSASTGVSIDGGTSSQFVSAMLYYYSILGEGNFTVSNMVSANYVNITINCLRNFGITVHNNGNNYSIENGDYAVKEIGIEGDYSSASYFIVLGIFTGNIKIKNLGIDSLQPDRQIIELLNNATECIKIGGNELTVDKANFIKGIIVDASATPDIAPVISVIGIFSTEGVKIYNYQRLKTKESDRWKGIIEMCRAFGATVSVCENFIEIKKGILKDPESIKFTDHRMIMSAIIAGVIAGSHTEFKNAEKINKSYPEFLVDLKRLGLEIYSDLNLSGDAVI, translated from the coding sequence ATGAACGTTAAAATAAAAAATGGAACTATTTCAGGTACAATTTACGCACCGTCTTCAAAAAGTTATACCCAGAGGTATGTGCTCTATTCAGCCTTTTCCAATAAGCCGGTAAAAATTAAAAATGTCTCATTTTCAGAGGATGAGATGGTATCGCTTAAAATTGCCGAAAGCTGCAATGCCACCATTAATTACAACAGAAAAGATATAGAAATAAAACCGGATTTTAAATGCCCGGATAGCATTTATGTTGGAGAATCCGGAACTTCTTACAGGCTCTCTATAGGATTACTGGTCGCAAGAAAATGCAAAACAACAATAAAAGGAGAACAGCAACTGGCAGGGCGGCCTGTTGAACCTTTAATAAAAGCCTTATCAGATGCAGGTACCAATTTCAAAAAACACAAAGATGGCTTTTATATGGTAGATGGTAGAAATTCTGCTTCTACAGGAGTATCTATTGATGGTGGAACAAGTTCACAGTTCGTAAGTGCTATGTTATATTATTATTCCATACTTGGAGAAGGAAACTTCACTGTCAGCAATATGGTTTCTGCGAATTATGTAAATATTACCATTAACTGCCTGAGGAATTTTGGTATCACGGTGCACAATAATGGAAATAATTATTCCATAGAAAATGGTGATTACGCTGTTAAAGAAATTGGCATTGAAGGTGATTACTCCTCTGCGTCTTATTTTATAGTACTGGGCATATTTACCGGGAACATAAAAATAAAAAACCTGGGTATTGATTCACTCCAGCCGGACAGGCAAATTATAGAATTGTTAAACAATGCAACAGAATGCATAAAAATTGGTGGCAATGAACTTACCGTTGATAAGGCAAATTTTATAAAAGGAATTATTGTAGACGCTTCTGCGACCCCTGATATAGCTCCAGTAATATCGGTTATAGGGATATTTTCGACTGAAGGTGTAAAAATTTATAATTACCAGAGGTTAAAAACGAAGGAATCCGATAGATGGAAAGGAATAATTGAAATGTGCCGGGCATTTGGAGCGACCGTTTCAGTATGTGAAAACTTTATAGAAATTAAGAAGGGCATCCTTAAAGACCCGGAATCTATAAAATTCACAGACCATCGCATGATAATGAGTGCTATAATAGCTGGGGTAATAGCAGGATCTCATACGGAATTTAAAAATGCGGAGAAAATTAATAAAAGTTATCCAGAATTTCTGGTTGACCTGAAAAGGCTCGGGCTGGAGATATATTCAGATTTAAATTTAAGTGGAGATGCCGTAATTTGA